From the Pieris napi chromosome 20, ilPieNapi1.2, whole genome shotgun sequence genome, one window contains:
- the LOC125060048 gene encoding protein shifted isoform X1 — translation MWPSASWSAQLCAGLALALSLTIGDGRRDYKDQERMNSDISLWIDERQVRMFSGISMQVFAIQNGNIQPYILDPNFSHKLPIIPSEVGYVNFTWRSKKRYYYNFDTLTSFDLKVLKSPILSIKTQGRVPKTPKEFSIFLPCMGNVSGVATFEIGLILKNGRGIPLKGTPLRLNLKKECAQRGVYLERTGPDPECDKKCANQGWCNSEKICQCPDGYMGQHCRTALCYPQCMNGGNCTAPGVCSCPPGYQGRHCEGGICSQKCLNGGKCIQKDTCECPKGYYGLRCEFSKCVIPCLNGGRCKGVNKCRCPPGLGGNHCEVGRRGGECTRACRHGVCRGGACLCEPGWRGRYCHRTYGSSEESGEYKRPR, via the exons ATGTGGCCGTCAGCTTCCTGGTCAGCACAGCTGTGCGCAGGACTGGCTTTGGCTCTTTCGCTGACCATCGGCGATGGCCGCAGAGACTACAAGGACCAAGAGAGAATGAACTCTGACATTTCTTTATGGATTGACGAACGTCAAGTCAGGATGTTTAGTG GTATATCAATGCAAGTATTTGCTATACAGAATGGAAATATACAGCCATATATACTAGACCCAAACTTCTCACATAAGCTACCAATTATCCCGTCAGAGGTTGGGTATGTTAATTTTACATGGAGATCGAAGAagagatattattataatttcgaTACACTGACGTCTTTTGATCTTAAGGTTTTAAAATCACctattttatcaattaaaactCAAGGGAGGGTGCCTAAAACGCCTAAAG aattcAGTATATTTTTGCCGTGTATGGGCAACGTAAGTGGCGTAGCAACTTTTGAAATCGGGCTAATCCTCAAAAACGGACGAGGCATCCCATTAAAAGGCACCCCCCTAagactaaatttaaaaaaggaatgcGCACAGAGAGGTGTGTATTTAGAACGGACAG GTCCAGACCCGGAGTGCGATAAAAAGTGTGCGAATCAGGGATGGTGTAATAGCGAAAAGATATGTCAGTGCCCGGACGGTTATATGGGGCAACACTGTAGGACAGCATTGTGTTACCCTCAGTGTATGAATGGAGGAAATTGCACCGCTCCAGGTGTATGTTCCTGTCCCCCGGGATATCAAGGACGACATTGTGAAGGAG GTATCTGCTCACAAAAGTGTTTAAATGGTGGCAAATGTATTCAGAAGGATACATGCGAATGTCCTAAAGGATATTATGGATTGAGGTGTGAATTTT CAAAGTGTGTGATCCCATGTCTGAACGGTGGTCGCTGCAAGGGAGTCAATAAGTGTCGCTGTCCACCTGGGCTTGGAGGCAATCACTGTGAGGTGGGGCGAAGAGGAGGGGAATGCACAAGAGCGTGCAGACATGGCGTGTGCCGGGGAGGCGCTTGTCTCTGCGAGCCAGGCTGGCGGGGACGATATTGCCATCGTACTTATG GTTCTTCAGAAGAATCTGGAGAATACAAAAGGCCTCGGTGA
- the LOC125060048 gene encoding protein shifted isoform X2 produces the protein MWPSASWSAQLCAGLALALSLTIGDGRRDYKDQERMNSDISLWIDERQVRMFSGISMQVFAIQNGNIQPYILDPNFSHKLPIIPSEVGYVNFTWRSKKRYYYNFDTLTSFDLKVLKSPILSIKTQGRVPKTPKEFSIFLPCMGNVSGVATFEIGLILKNGRGIPLKGTPLRLNLKKECAQRGPDPECDKKCANQGWCNSEKICQCPDGYMGQHCRTALCYPQCMNGGNCTAPGVCSCPPGYQGRHCEGGICSQKCLNGGKCIQKDTCECPKGYYGLRCEFSKCVIPCLNGGRCKGVNKCRCPPGLGGNHCEVGRRGGECTRACRHGVCRGGACLCEPGWRGRYCHRTYGSSEESGEYKRPR, from the exons ATGTGGCCGTCAGCTTCCTGGTCAGCACAGCTGTGCGCAGGACTGGCTTTGGCTCTTTCGCTGACCATCGGCGATGGCCGCAGAGACTACAAGGACCAAGAGAGAATGAACTCTGACATTTCTTTATGGATTGACGAACGTCAAGTCAGGATGTTTAGTG GTATATCAATGCAAGTATTTGCTATACAGAATGGAAATATACAGCCATATATACTAGACCCAAACTTCTCACATAAGCTACCAATTATCCCGTCAGAGGTTGGGTATGTTAATTTTACATGGAGATCGAAGAagagatattattataatttcgaTACACTGACGTCTTTTGATCTTAAGGTTTTAAAATCACctattttatcaattaaaactCAAGGGAGGGTGCCTAAAACGCCTAAAG aattcAGTATATTTTTGCCGTGTATGGGCAACGTAAGTGGCGTAGCAACTTTTGAAATCGGGCTAATCCTCAAAAACGGACGAGGCATCCCATTAAAAGGCACCCCCCTAagactaaatttaaaaaaggaatgcGCACAGAGAG GTCCAGACCCGGAGTGCGATAAAAAGTGTGCGAATCAGGGATGGTGTAATAGCGAAAAGATATGTCAGTGCCCGGACGGTTATATGGGGCAACACTGTAGGACAGCATTGTGTTACCCTCAGTGTATGAATGGAGGAAATTGCACCGCTCCAGGTGTATGTTCCTGTCCCCCGGGATATCAAGGACGACATTGTGAAGGAG GTATCTGCTCACAAAAGTGTTTAAATGGTGGCAAATGTATTCAGAAGGATACATGCGAATGTCCTAAAGGATATTATGGATTGAGGTGTGAATTTT CAAAGTGTGTGATCCCATGTCTGAACGGTGGTCGCTGCAAGGGAGTCAATAAGTGTCGCTGTCCACCTGGGCTTGGAGGCAATCACTGTGAGGTGGGGCGAAGAGGAGGGGAATGCACAAGAGCGTGCAGACATGGCGTGTGCCGGGGAGGCGCTTGTCTCTGCGAGCCAGGCTGGCGGGGACGATATTGCCATCGTACTTATG GTTCTTCAGAAGAATCTGGAGAATACAAAAGGCCTCGGTGA
- the LOC125060049 gene encoding 5-demethoxyubiquinone hydroxylase, mitochondrial encodes MLRPTLLRHARRAHTSASKNNPHLDEIIRVDHAGELGADRIYAGQMAVLGTSKEGPLIQHMWEQEKKHRQKFEELISKYRVRPTVMTPLWNIAGFALGAGTALLGKEAAMACTVAVETVIVDHYNDQLRTLMEDPQIDKEILDTITQFRNEEQEHHDTGIDHGAEQAPFYQALTEVIKTGCKVAIAISKKI; translated from the exons ATGCTGCGACCAACACTACTGCGACACGCCCGACGCGCACACACATCGGCTTCTAAGAACAATCCACAT cTGGATGAAATAATTAGAGTCGATCACGCTGGAGAGTTAGGAGCTGACCGCATATATGCCGGTCAGATGGCAGTTTTGGGTACGTCAAAGGAAGGACCTCTGATCCAACACATGTGGGAGCAAGAGAAGAAACATCGACAGAAATTTGAGGAACTCATTTCCAAGTACCGAGTCCGACCAACTGTTATGACACCGCTGTGGAATATAGCTGGCTTCGCACTTGGAGCAG gcaCAGCCTTACTCGGCAAAGAAGCAGCCATGGCTTGTACAGTAGCAGTAGAGACAGTAATAGTTGACCACTACAATGACCAGCTTCGAACTCTAATGGAGGACCCTCAGATTGACAAGGAGATACTGGACACCATCACCCAGTTCCGCAATGAGGAGCAGGAGCACCACGATACAGGAATCGACCATGGAGCAGAACAAGCACCGTTCTATCAGGCCCTTACTGAAGTTATTAAAACAGGATGCAAAGTGGCTATTGCTATATCAAAgaagatataa